The stretch of DNA CGCGGTAGACCCTTCGAGGTCCGAGGCTCTGCTATCAGGTCTGGTCGGGGCGGGCGTCCCGGCAGCGACCATCGGGGAGTTCATCGCGGATCCGGAAGGGCGGATCGAGGTCGTGTTGTAGGCGCCGCCATGATCGAGCCGGGGTTGGCGGTTCTGATCCTTATCGTGGGTTTCGCCATCAGCTGCCTGTCCGGGCTGCTCGGGATCGGCGGCGGGATCGTCATGGCGCCTGCCCTTCTGTACCTTCCCCCCGCCTTTGGTCTCGCCTCCCTGGACATGCGGCAGGTCGCCGGCCTGACGATCACGCAAGGGCTGTTCGCCTGCCTGTCCGGGGCCTGGCGTCACGACAGGTACCGATCCGTGAGCCGCCGGCTCGTGGTCTCGATGGGGAGCGCCATCACGGCCGCCGCGCTGGCGGGTTCGGTGATCTCGCGGTGGGTGGCGAACGAGGTGTTGATGGTCGTTTTCGCCGGGCTCGCCGCCATTGCCGCGCTGATGATGTGGCTTCCGAAGTCCGATGAATCCGTGGGCGGGGACCCGAACGCCTGTCGGTTCAATCTCCCCCTTGCCGTTTCGATTGCCTTGGCGATCGGCTTTCTGGGCGGGCTGGTCGGACAGGGAGGCTCGTTCATCCTCATCCCCCTGATGCTCCACGTCCTCCGGCTGCCTACCCGCGTGGTCATCGGGAGCAACCTGGCGCTCGTGTTCCTCGCCTCGCTCGCGGGATTCGTGGGCAAGGCGGCGACGGGGCAGGTGCCGCTCTCCCCCGCCGTGCTGCTCGTCCTCGCGGCGGTGCCGGGCGCCCAGATCGGCGGCATCCTGAGCCATCGCACCAGTCCCCGATGGCTGAGGACCACGCTTGCGGTCGTGATCGCCCTGGCCGCGGCGGGAATGATCGTCGACGTCATCGGCGGGGGGATGATAAGGTACTGAATGGAGTCAAACGAAGAACGGAGGATGCCCGGTGAACGTTCCCCTCGCCTATTCGAGCGTTTTTCTTGTCGTCGCCACCCTCGCCATCGGCTTCCCCGCCGCCGCCGATGGCCCTTCCGGTCATCATGAAACCGCGACGGCGGCGCATGACGAGCAGGCGATGAAAGCCCAGCACGAGCGGATGGGGAAATTCAGGACGGCGATGGTCGCCCTGGGCGAAGCCGTCATCCATGGGAACAAAGCCGCCGCGGGGGAACAGGCGAGCCGGCTGACGGACGCCCTCCGTGGTCACGAGAAGGACATCCCGCACAAGAACGTTTCGCGGACCAGGGAATTCCAGGCGTTTTACGGAGAGTTGCGGAAGAGGACCGCGAAACTGGCGGCCGATGCCGGGACCGGCAACCTGCAGAAGACGTCCCTGGCCTACGGCAGGGTCCTGGAAGTCTGCGCCTCCTGCCACGCGAAGTTCAGGGACTGATCCTTTCGTTCCTTTGAAACGGGAAGGAGGCGGCGCGAAGATCCGTGCCGCCCCTTTCCCGCTTCGCTCCGCTTACTTCACCGTGTAGGAAAAGGTCGCGCTCCCTTTCTGTACGCCGGATTCGATTTCTGCCTTGAACGTGTACTTTCCCGGGGCCGGCAGGTTGACGTCGGTCCCGAAATGCCCCTCCATGACCATGAACCCGGACTTCGACTCCTTCTTGTCCGGTCCGGCCACCGTCACTTTGCCCGCCCCCTCCGCGATCGCCTTCTTCGTATTCGGGTCGATCAACTCGAACGCGATGTGGTGGGAGTTCGGCATGGCGCCCTGCGCATGCATCCCCGACGCCCCCATCTGCGCCTTCATGTCGACGATCCGCGCGGTCCCCTCCCACGGGCCGATCTTCCCGGAGAAGACCTTGTCCCCCATCTTCATCATGTCGTGGTCGCCCATCTTCATCTTCCCGTGGTCTTCCATCTTCATCCCGGGCATCTCCCCATGGACCTTGTCGTCGGCCAGGGCGAACGATGTCATCGCCAGGATGGAAAGAACCGCCATCCAAGCCACGAAATGCTTCGTTTTCATTTTTCATCCCTCCTTCTTCGGCAGGTTGTTTCCGGTGCGGATTCTTCCACGCCGGTGCGACACCTTTATTCACATCCTTCTTCCGGACCCCGGCCCCTCTACTCGGAATCCTCCGGCGGCGGGGCGGGAGCCGCCTCGAGCGAGGTCCTCGCCTCGGAACGGTCCAGACCCTTCTGCTTCAGGAACTCGTAGATCACCGGGTAGACGAGGAGCTCCATGATGACGGAGGTGACCACGCCTCCGACCATGGGGGCGGCGATCCGCTTCATCACGTCGGACCCGGTCCCCGTGCTCCACATGATGGGGAGGAGGCCCGCGACGATGACCGAGGCCGTCATGATCTTCGGGCGGATCCGTTTCACCGCCCCGTCGACGATCGCCTCCTTGAGGTCCCCCATCGTGTTCATGAGCTTTTTCCGCTTCATGTTCTCGTAGGCAACGTCGAGGTACAGGAGCATGACCACTCCCGTCTCGGCGTCGAGCCCCGCGAGGGCGATGATCCCGACCCAGACCGCCACGGAGAGGTTGAAACCGAGAAGGTAGATGAGCCAGAAGGCACCCACGAGGGAGAAGGGGACCGCGAGGAGCACGATCGTCGTCTTGGCCAGCGACTTCGTGTTCATGTAGATGATCAGGAAGACGATGAGAAGCGTGAGGGGGATGACGATCATCAGACGTTCCCCTGCCCGCTCCATGTACTCGAACTGGCCGCTCCACAGCAGGCTGTAGCCGGCGGGTAGCTTGATGTTTTTCCGTACCGCTTCCTGGGCGTTCTTGACGTAGGTCCCCAGGTCGATCCCTCGGATGTCGACGTAGATCCAGACCGTCCTGCGGGCGTTTTCGCTCTTGATGTTCGCCGGTCCCTTGTGGATCGAGATGTCCGCGAGCTGCCCCAGCGGGACCTGGGCTCCGCCGGGGGTCGGGACCAGGATGCGCCGCATCGACTCGGGATTGTCCCGGAGCTCCTCGGGGTAACGGACGTTCACGGGATACCGCTCCAGTCCCTCCACGGTGGTCGTCACGTTCATCCCCCCCATGGCGGACATGATCACGTCCTGGACGTCGCCGACGGTGAGGCCGTACCGCGCCGCCTCCTCGCGGCGGATGTCGTAATCGAAGTAGTTCCCGCCCGTGATCCGTTCGGAATAGGCCGACAAGGTGCCGGGAACCTTGGAGACGACGGCCTCGACCTGCTCCCCGAGCTTCACGAGCGTGTCGAGATCGTCCCCCAGGATCTTGATCCCCACGGGCGTCTTTATCCCGGTCGCGAGCATGTCGGTGCGCGTCTTGATCGGCATCGTCCAGGCGTTGGTCACACCGGGGAACCGGATCGCCGCGTTCAACTCCTCCACGAGCTTCTCGTGGGTCACCCCCTTTCGCCACTCCTTCTCGGGTTTGAGGGTGATCGTCGTCTCGATCATGGTGAGGGGCGCCGGGTCGGTGGCCGTCTCCGCCCGTCCGATCTTCCCGAAAACGTGGTGCACCTCGGGGAAGGTCCGGATGATCCGGTCGGTCTGCTGGAGCAGCTCCTTCGCCTTCGTGATCGAGATCCCCGGCAGGGTGGTCGGCATGTAGAGCAGGTCCCCTTCGTACAGGGGGGGCATGAACTCCGTGCCGATCTTCAGGATCGGGTACGCGGTGGTCGCGACCACCGCGATTGCCCCGATCAGGACGGTTTTTTTATACTTCAGCGCCCAGTCGAGCACGGGATGGTAGAGGCGGATGAGGAACCGGTTGATCGGGTTCCTCTCCTCCGGCCGGATCTTCCCCCGGATGAAGAAACCCATCCAGATGGGGACGACCGTGATCGAAAGCAGCGCCGCCGCCGCCATGGAGTAGGTCTTGGTGAAGGCCAGGGGCTTGAAGAGCCTCCCCTCCTGGGCCTCCAGGGTGAACACCGGCAGAAAGGAGACCGTGATCACCAGGAGGGAATAGAAGAGGGTGGGGCCCACCTCCCGCGACGCTTCGACGACGAGGTCCCAGTGGCTCCGTTTCCCGCCGTCGTGCTCCATGTGCTTGTGCATGTTCTCGATCATGATGATCGCCGCGTCCACCATGGCGCCGATGGCGATCGCGATCCCGCTCAACGACATGATGTTGGCGTTGAGCCCCTGGTAGTACATGACGATGAAGGCCATGAGGACCGCCAGCGGCAGCGTCAGGATCGCCACGAGGGCGCTCCGGAAGTGGAGCAGGAAGAGGACGCAGATCAGCGCCACGACCATCGATTCTTCCAGGAGCTTCCATTTCAACGTCTCGATCGCGCGCTCGATGAGGCCCGACCGGTCGTACACGGGAACGATCTCGACGCCTTCGGGGAGGCCCGCCTTGAGATCTTCGAGCTTCTTCTTCACGTTCTCGATCGTGGTGAGGGCGTTCTCGCCGAAGCGCATGATGACCACGCCGCCGGCAACGTCCCCCTCGCCGTTCAGGTCGGCGATCCCCCGGCGCAGCTCGGGCCCGAGGCGCACGTCCGCCACGTCGCGCAGGAGGACCGGGGTGCCCCGCTCGCTCGACAGGGGGATGCTCCGCAGGTCGTCCAGCGTCTTGATGTACCCGAGGCCCCGGACCATGAACTCCGTCTCGCCCATCTCCACGAGGCGTCCGCCCACGTCGTTGTTGCTCCGCTGGATCGCCATCCGGACCTTCTGGATCGGGATCCCGTACGCGGCGAGCTTGTTGGGGTGGACAACCACCTGGTACTGCTTCACCATCCCGCCGATCGAGGCGACTTCGGAGACCCCGTCCACCGCGGTCAATTCGTACCGGAGATACCAGTCCTGCAGGGACCGAAGCTTCGCGAGGTCGTTCTTCCCCGTTTTGTCCACGAGGGCGTACTCGTACACCCACCCGACCCCGGTCGCGTCGGGCCCCAGGGTGGGAGTGACGCCGGCCGGAAGCCGCTTGGAGGCGAAGTTCAGGTATTCGAGGACACGGCTTCGCGCCCAGTAGATGTCGGTGCCGTCCGCGAAGATGATGTACACGAACGAAATGCCGAAGAAGGAGTAGCCGCGGACCGCTTTCGTCTTCGGGACGGCGAGCATCGCGGTGGTGAGCGGATAGGTGACCTGCTCCTCGACGATCCGGGGTCCCTGTCCGGGATATTCCGTGAAGACGATGACCTGGACGTCCGAGAGGTCCGGGATGGCGTCCAGGGGGATCCGGTACATCGCCCAGATCCCCCAGGCGGCGAGAAAAACCGCGGCGAGAATCACGAGGTACTTGTTCCGGACGGACGCCTCGATGATACGTCCCAGCACGGCCTACCGCCCCTTTCCGTGTTCCGCCGGATGCTCCGTCCCTGTCGAGGAACCCTTCATGTCCATCCCCTTCATGTCTGTTCCCTTCGTGGAGGAGCCGTTCTCCATTCCGCCGGAGGGAGGCGGGGAGGAAGGGGAAGGCGCGGAAGAAGGCGTGGCCGGACCGGCCGGCGAACCGGCCGCGCCTCCCTGGAACTTCTTCAGGGCCTCCTTCAGATTGCTCTCCGAGTCCAGGAGGAACTGGGCCGACACCACGATCTGTTCGCCCCCGGAGAGACCCGAAAGCACCTGGACCGTCCCCTCCTCGCCTTCCACCCCGAGCGATACCTCGCGGGGCTGGAACCGTCCTTCCCCCCTGGCGATGAAGACGACGTTGCGGATGCCGGAGCGGATAATGGCGTCGGACGGGATCAGGACCGTCCGCCCCTTTACCCGTGGATGGAGTTCCACGTGGGCGTACATGTCGGGCTTGAGCAGGATGCCGGGGTTGACCAGTTCGATCCGCGCCGTGGCCGTTCTCGTCTTCCCTTCCAGGTAGGGGTACACGTACGTCACGGTCCCGTGGAATTTCTTTCCCGGGAGGTAATCCAGCGTCACCGTGGCCGGGACACCCTGCTTCACCCAGGGCAGCTCGTATTCGTACACGTCCGCCTGCACCCAGATGCGGGAGATGTCGGCGATCCGGAAGAGCTCCATCCCCGCCATGACCCTCGCGCCGTCGAAGGCTGCCTTGGACACGACCACGCCGCGGAAGGGGGAGTACAGGGTGAGGGTTTTCCGGACTTCGCCGGTCCGCTCCAGTTTCACGATCTGGGCGTCGTTGATGTCCCAGTAGTCGAGACGTTTCCGGGCGGAGTCGAGCAGGTCCGCGGCGCTTTTCACCACGTCCGGGAAGGGGCTGTCCTTCACCTTCTCGAAGTGTCCGCGGGCGATCAGGTATTCCTGCTGCGCCGAAACGAGGTCGGGGGAGTAGATGTCGATCAGCGGCTCCCCTTTCCGGACCTCCTGCCCCGTCGTATTGACATGAAGCTTCTCGATCCAGCCGTTGACCTTCGAATTGACGGACGTGATCCGGCTCTCGTCGTAGGCGACCCGCCCCACCGTCCGGATCGTCTTCTTGAGCTCCCCCGTGGTCACCGTGGCCGTCCGCACGCCGATCGACTGGACCGTGTTCGGGTCCACGCGGATCGTCCCCTCCTCGCCCCCTTCTCCCTCGTAGACCGGGACGTAATCCATGCCCATGTTGTCCTTGGCCGGAACCGGCGAGGTGACGCCGGGGTTCATGGGGTTGCGGTAGAAAAGGATCTTCCGGTCCTTCTTCTCCCCGCCGGACCCGGTCGAGGCCGCCGAATCCGACCGGATGGGGACGAGCGTCATCCCGCAGATCGGGCAACTCCCCGGCTTGTCCGAAACGACGAAGGGATGCATCGAGCAGGTGTATTGCTGCTTCTCCGCTTCGGCGGTCTCCCCCTTTTCCGCCGCGGGACGCACGTGCCCGTCCCCCTTCGCAAGCCAGTACCAGGCGCCGGCGCCGCCGATCCCCGCGGCGACCAGCACCAGGAGAATCTGCGTTATGATCTTCTTCGCGGTCATTCCCGTGTCCTTTCCATCAGAAGAGTTCCTTCCCCAGCACCAGTTCCAGCTCCGAAGTCCGGATCCGGAGCATTTCCGCGGTCTTTTCCCGGTCGATCTCCTGCTGGTAGAGCACGATCTGCCCGAGAAGAACGGAGGCGAACTCGACCTGGCCGACCTCGTAGGCGGCGCGGGAGGAGTTCACCGACTCCCTCGCCTGCGGGAGAAGGCCCGTGTCGAACAGGGAGAGGCTTTCACGCTGCGCGGCGATGTCCGCCGCGATCTCCTGGAGGCGGTTCCGGATCGCGTTCCAGGCGTCCTCGTAGCGGCTCTTCGCCGAGGAAAGCTCCCGCACGGACGCCTCCACCTCCTTGCCCTGCTTCCTCCCATACCAGAGCGGAAGCGTGATCCCGACGGTCGCGCTGAAGAAATCCGGCCGCTCGCCGCCCGTCGGGGGGTTCTCCCGCACCTTGTACGCCCCGCCGATCTGGAAGTCGGGGAGGATCTGCTTCCTCGCCAGCGCAAGCGCCGTCTCCCTCTGGCGGACGGCGTCCTCCTCCCTTCGGAGATCGGGATTCGAGATCTTCGCCAGCTCCAGCAGCTGCGATTCGTCGTAAGGAATTTCCGGCAGATCGTAGGCGTCGGGCAGCTCCACCGGATCCGTAACCGGGCGGTTGCGCAAGGTGTTCAGATCCGCCACGAGCTCCACCTTTTTTTTCCGAAGGGCGATCAGCATCTTCTCCAGGCGGGAGATCTCCACCTGGGCCTTGAAGAGATCCTGCTGTGGTGTCTTCCCGACCGAGTACCGGGAGTTCGCGACCGCCAGGAGCTCCCCGAAGAGCGCCTTGTTCTTCTCCGTGAGACGGGTCACTTCCCGGTTTTCCAAAAGGAGGAAGAAGTCCCGCTTGACCCGGAACCGGATCAGGTTGCGCATGCTCTCCACCCGGTCCGACCCCTGGACGGCCGACAGCCTGGCGATCTCCTGCTTCAGGGAGAGCTTCCCGGGGAACGGGATCGCCTGGGTGAACCCGATGTCCTTCGAGGTCATATCCGTCTTGTCGAACCGGAAGTCGTCCACGGGGACGTTCGAGAGGGAGAGGGAGAGCATCGGGTCGGGCAGGGAGCCCGCGGGAAGGATACGCTGTTCGAGACCTTCCGCCGTCGACCGGAAGGCGGCGAGTTCGGGATTCCGACCGAGGGATTCCCGGACGAGGTCACGGAGAACGTCCGCCCCCTTCACGGGCTCCCCCGCCTGGAGCGGGCTCGCCCACGACGACGTGATCGAGATCGCCAAGAGCAGGGAGAGAATTCTTCCCGGTGTCATGATTCCTTTGCCGATCCGCATCGCTCGCCTCTCCATCCCGTGATCATCCTTTCCACGAACCGCCCGAAGTCGCGGCTACACTCCCGATTATCGGACAGCGAACAAAAAAAAACTGACAAAACAAGCATATGACAACGATTCGCACTAAGGGTTCGATTCACCTCGATCGGGAGCCCGCGAGCGATCCCGCTCCGACGCATCCTCCCCCTCCTCACCCGGGTGTCCCTCCACCGCATCGTGCGCACCCCCATGGCGCTCCCCGTCGCGAACCTCCGACGCCGGATGCCTCCCCCCATGCATCCAGGACATGTGGGAGTGTCCGGAGAACATCCAGAGGAACAAGCCGCCCACCATCATGATCCCCATGACCGCGAGCATTACGGCCTCACCTCTTCGGCTTCGCAGCGTCATTCCGCTTTCTCCTCTCACTTTCCCGCAACCGCCGGCGGGCAGCAGCCGCTACCCGTTCCGGATCCGCAACCACCCGCTCCCCCCGCCACCGCCCTTCCCGGCCGGAACGCGGAGGACCC from bacterium encodes:
- a CDS encoding efflux RND transporter permease subunit produces the protein MLGRIIEASVRNKYLVILAAVFLAAWGIWAMYRIPLDAIPDLSDVQVIVFTEYPGQGPRIVEEQVTYPLTTAMLAVPKTKAVRGYSFFGISFVYIIFADGTDIYWARSRVLEYLNFASKRLPAGVTPTLGPDATGVGWVYEYALVDKTGKNDLAKLRSLQDWYLRYELTAVDGVSEVASIGGMVKQYQVVVHPNKLAAYGIPIQKVRMAIQRSNNDVGGRLVEMGETEFMVRGLGYIKTLDDLRSIPLSSERGTPVLLRDVADVRLGPELRRGIADLNGEGDVAGGVVIMRFGENALTTIENVKKKLEDLKAGLPEGVEIVPVYDRSGLIERAIETLKWKLLEESMVVALICVLFLLHFRSALVAILTLPLAVLMAFIVMYYQGLNANIMSLSGIAIAIGAMVDAAIIMIENMHKHMEHDGGKRSHWDLVVEASREVGPTLFYSLLVITVSFLPVFTLEAQEGRLFKPLAFTKTYSMAAAALLSITVVPIWMGFFIRGKIRPEERNPINRFLIRLYHPVLDWALKYKKTVLIGAIAVVATTAYPILKIGTEFMPPLYEGDLLYMPTTLPGISITKAKELLQQTDRIIRTFPEVHHVFGKIGRAETATDPAPLTMIETTITLKPEKEWRKGVTHEKLVEELNAAIRFPGVTNAWTMPIKTRTDMLATGIKTPVGIKILGDDLDTLVKLGEQVEAVVSKVPGTLSAYSERITGGNYFDYDIRREEAARYGLTVGDVQDVIMSAMGGMNVTTTVEGLERYPVNVRYPEELRDNPESMRRILVPTPGGAQVPLGQLADISIHKGPANIKSENARRTVWIYVDIRGIDLGTYVKNAQEAVRKNIKLPAGYSLLWSGQFEYMERAGERLMIVIPLTLLIVFLIIYMNTKSLAKTTIVLLAVPFSLVGAFWLIYLLGFNLSVAVWVGIIALAGLDAETGVVMLLYLDVAYENMKRKKLMNTMGDLKEAIVDGAVKRIRPKIMTASVIVAGLLPIMWSTGTGSDVMKRIAAPMVGGVVTSVIMELLVYPVIYEFLKQKGLDRSEARTSLEAAPAPPPEDSE
- a CDS encoding sulfite exporter TauE/SafE family protein; protein product: MAVLILIVGFAISCLSGLLGIGGGIVMAPALLYLPPAFGLASLDMRQVAGLTITQGLFACLSGAWRHDRYRSVSRRLVVSMGSAITAAALAGSVISRWVANEVLMVVFAGLAAIAALMMWLPKSDESVGGDPNACRFNLPLAVSIALAIGFLGGLVGQGGSFILIPLMLHVLRLPTRVVIGSNLALVFLASLAGFVGKAATGQVPLSPAVLLVLAAVPGAQIGGILSHRTSPRWLRTTLAVVIALAAAGMIVDVIGGGMIRY
- a CDS encoding TolC family protein, whose protein sequence is MRIGKGIMTPGRILSLLLAISITSSWASPLQAGEPVKGADVLRDLVRESLGRNPELAAFRSTAEGLEQRILPAGSLPDPMLSLSLSNVPVDDFRFDKTDMTSKDIGFTQAIPFPGKLSLKQEIARLSAVQGSDRVESMRNLIRFRVKRDFFLLLENREVTRLTEKNKALFGELLAVANSRYSVGKTPQQDLFKAQVEISRLEKMLIALRKKKVELVADLNTLRNRPVTDPVELPDAYDLPEIPYDESQLLELAKISNPDLRREEDAVRQRETALALARKQILPDFQIGGAYKVRENPPTGGERPDFFSATVGITLPLWYGRKQGKEVEASVRELSSAKSRYEDAWNAIRNRLQEIAADIAAQRESLSLFDTGLLPQARESVNSSRAAYEVGQVEFASVLLGQIVLYQQEIDREKTAEMLRIRTSELELVLGKELF
- a CDS encoding efflux RND transporter periplasmic adaptor subunit, with the translated sequence MTAKKIITQILLVLVAAGIGGAGAWYWLAKGDGHVRPAAEKGETAEAEKQQYTCSMHPFVVSDKPGSCPICGMTLVPIRSDSAASTGSGGEKKDRKILFYRNPMNPGVTSPVPAKDNMGMDYVPVYEGEGGEEGTIRVDPNTVQSIGVRTATVTTGELKKTIRTVGRVAYDESRITSVNSKVNGWIEKLHVNTTGQEVRKGEPLIDIYSPDLVSAQQEYLIARGHFEKVKDSPFPDVVKSAADLLDSARKRLDYWDINDAQIVKLERTGEVRKTLTLYSPFRGVVVSKAAFDGARVMAGMELFRIADISRIWVQADVYEYELPWVKQGVPATVTLDYLPGKKFHGTVTYVYPYLEGKTRTATARIELVNPGILLKPDMYAHVELHPRVKGRTVLIPSDAIIRSGIRNVVFIARGEGRFQPREVSLGVEGEEGTVQVLSGLSGGEQIVVSAQFLLDSESNLKEALKKFQGGAAGSPAGPATPSSAPSPSSPPPSGGMENGSSTKGTDMKGMDMKGSSTGTEHPAEHGKGR
- a CDS encoding cytochrome c; translation: MNVPLAYSSVFLVVATLAIGFPAAADGPSGHHETATAAHDEQAMKAQHERMGKFRTAMVALGEAVIHGNKAAAGEQASRLTDALRGHEKDIPHKNVSRTREFQAFYGELRKRTAKLAADAGTGNLQKTSLAYGRVLEVCASCHAKFRD